CCGTGAAGACGAAGGTGCCGGCATCGGCCGCCTTGGCCTTTTCCGTGACGTTGTCGCCGGTCAGGCCGAATTGGGTGAGGATGAAGGCCGGGCTCTTGTCGAGCTTGACGGCACGCTCGAACGACCAGGCGACATCTTCGGCGGTGATTGGGTTGCCGGAGGCGAATTTCAGGCCTGACTTCAGCTTGAACGTATAGGTAAGGCCGTCATCGGAAACGCTCCAGCTCTCGGCCAGATCGCCCTTCACCTTGGACGTGTCGTCCATGTCGAGACGGACGAGCAGGCTGTAGCTGTTGGTGGTGATTTCGGCGGTCGAAAGCTCGAAAGCCTCGCCCGGATCCATCGTGATGATATCGTCGATGGCGAAACCTTCGACCAGCGTATCCTTCGGCGTCTCGGCAAAGGCCGAGGGTGCGGCCATCATCAGCAGTGAAAACGCAGCTCCCGCGGAAAGCAGGCGGAAATTACGGTTGAGCTTGGTCATCATCATGGTCTGTTCCCCTGTTTTTTGATTGGATACGAAAGGCTTAGGCGTGGTCCTCCCGCCAAGCCTGGGCCAGAATGCGAAGCCAGTTTTCACGGGCAAGTTTTGCCAGGTCGGCATCAGCATAGCCAACCTCTCTGAGAGCGGCAATCAGCTTCTGATTACCGGCTGCATCGCCGATTTCCTCGGGAATGGTGGCCCCGTCGAAGTCCGATCCGAGCGCCACGCAGTCGATGCCGATGCGGTTCACAAGATAGTCGATGTGGCGGATCATGTCGGCAAGCGGCGTGTCGCTGTCCGAGCGGCCGTCGGCACGCAGCATGGCGGTGGCATAATTGATGCCGACGAGCCCGCGGCTTTCGCGGATCGCATCAAGCTGCCTGTCCGTCAGGTTACGCGCGACCGGCGTCAGGGCGTGGGCATTGGAGTGGCTGGCGACCAGCGGCTGGTCCGTCTTCTTCGCCACGTCCCAGAAACCCTTCTCGGTGATATGGGCAAGGTCGATCAGGATACCGAGGCGATTGCATTCCCTGACCAGCGCGAAGCCGGCATCGGTGAGGCCCGGCGCCGTGTCCGGCGACATCGGGAAGGCGAAGGGCACGCCGTGACCGAAGACATTGTGCCGGCTCCAGACCGGACCGAGCGACCGCAGCCCCGCCGCATAGAATACCTCGAGCGCCGAGAGATCGGCGCCGATCGCCTCGCAGCCTTCCATATGCATGACGGCGGCGAAAATGCCGTCCGCCATGGCGCTGCGGATATCCTTCACCGTCCGGCAGAGCCGCCAGGCGCCGGCCTGGTCGAGCCGCAGCGCGATCGCCGCCATTTCATTGGCGATGGCAAGCGAAGGCAGCGGATCGAGAGGCGCCGCCATCGGCGTGATATAGCGACCGCTGGCATCCGGATCGGCGAAGACGAGATCGCCCGAAGGAATATAGATGGCGCAGAGACCGCCTGAAAGACCGCCCTCTCTAGCCCGATGCGCATCGATATGGCCGACCGTCGTACCGTCTGCGAATTCCGAGATCGGATCGCTGCCGTCTTTTGAATGTGTCCAGAGCCGAAGGAGAACGTCGTTGTGACCGTCAAATACGAATTGCATCTGTCTTCCTGCGCTGCCCTACTGCATAATTCCTTAAATCGGAATCGATTTAAGAATAAAATTATGCAGCATTCAAAGTGCTACAGCGTCCTTTGCGCGTCTTTTCAGACGCGCGGCGCTGTAGAGGGCGAATGAAGCGGCCAGAATAGAAAAGCTGACGGAATTCGCCACCTCTTTTTTTAGAAATCCGTCGGCGCTGAAAATGAAACGGGGGCCGAAGCCCCCGCAAATACCATCGCATGCCAGAGATCAGTGTTTGCGGCGTTTCTTCTGTCTGTAGACGTCGATGACGACAGCCGCGACGATGATGAGGCCCTTGACGATCTCCTGGTAATAGGCGTCGATCCTGAGGAACGTGAAGCCGGAAGTCATGACGCCGAGGATGATGGTGCCGATGACAGTGCCGGTGATGCGACCGACGCCGCCGGTGAGCGAAGTGCCGCCGATGACGGTCGCAGCGATCGCGTCGAGTTCATATCCGACGCCCATGCTGGCCTGTGCGGTTTCCGCACGTGCCGCCGTGACGATACCGGCAAGACCGGCAAGCAATCCGGCAATCACATAGACCTTGACGAGATGCGCCTCGATGTTGATGCCGGAAACACGCGCGGCCTGCGGGTTTGCGCCGATGGCATAGGTGAACTTTCCATAGCGCGTATAGCGCAGCGCAATGTGAAAGATCAGTGCAACGACCAGGAAGACGACAACCGGCCAGGCTTTCGTTCCGATGAAATGAAACTGCTCGGTGACCCCGGAAACCGGCTGTCCCTTCGTATACCACTTCGCGACACCTCTGGCCGAAACGAACATACCAAGCGTGGCAATAAACGGCGGGATCTTCGTGTAGGCGATGAGCGCGCCGTTCGCGAGGCCAGCGGCCGCCCCGATCAGCAGACCAACGACGATAGGCACGAAAGCAGGCAGGTCGGTCAGCGAGGGAAAAACGGCTCGTCCCCAGGTCGAGGATTGGGCGAAGCTTGTTGCGATCATCGCCGTCATGCCGACGACCGAACCCGACGAAAGATCGATGCCGCCGGTGATGATGACCTGCGTGACGCCGACGGCGATGATGCCGATGACGGAGACCTGCAGGATCATGATCGTCAGACGCTGCGAATTCATCAGAAAGCTTTGGCCGATGAACATCCAGCCGAGCACCTCGTAGATGAGCGCGATGCCGACGAGCACGAGGAAAATGCTGAGCTCCGTCGGTATGCGCCGCCGCCTTTGCCGGGTTGCGAGCGGAGCCGCGCCCTCTGCTGCCTTGGTAGTCATGTCAAACCTCCCTTGGGCAATCGCCGTCAACGCATCACTGCGCAGCCAGCTCCATCACCTTGATCTGCGTTGCTTCATCGCGATTGAGGAAACCGGTCACGCGTCCCTCGTGCATGACCATAATGCGGTCGCTCATCCCAAGAACCTCGGGCATCTCGGACGAGATCATCACCACCGCCACACCGTCTCGCGCCATCTCCGTGACCAGCCGGTGGATTTCCGCCTTGGCGCCGACATCGATACCGCGCGTCGGCTCGTCGAGGATGAGGATGCGCGGATTGGTGAGCAGCCAGCGCCCGATCAGCACTTTCTGCTGGTTGCCGCCCGAAAGATTCTCCACCCGCTCGTAAAGATTGGGCGTTTTTACGCGCAGCTTTTTTGCCATCTCTTCGCAGGTTGCCTCGACTGCACCCTGCTGCACGAAGCCGCCCTTGACGTATCTGTCCTGCAGAACGGCGATCTGCATGTTCTCGAGAATATCGAGGATCAGCAGGCAGCCGGTATCTTTCCGGTCTTCGGTCAGGAACGCCATCCGATTGCGGATGGCCTCGGTCGGCGAAGAAATGGTCACCGGCTTGCCGTAGAGCTCGACCGAGCCGGAGCTTGCCGGCGTAACCCCGAACAACGTTTCGGCGACATTCGACCGGCCGGAGCCGACGAGGCCGGCCACGCCGAGGATTTCGCCGGCCCGGACCTCGAAGGAGACATTGTTGAAGACGCCCTTGAGACACAGATCCTTGACGGAGAGCACGACCTCGCCGATCGGCACCTCTTCCTTGGGAAACATCTGGGTGATCTCGCGCCCGACCATCATGCGAATGATGTCGTCGCGGGTAACGTCGGTCGAGGCGTGCGTGCCGATATAGCGGCCGTCGCGGAAGACGGAGAATTCGTCGGCGATCTCGAAAAGCTCGTTCATCTTGTGGGTGATGTAGACGATGCCGATGCCCTGGGCCTTGAGGTCGCGGATGATACGGAAAAGATGCTCGACCTCGCGCTCCGTCAGCGCTGACGTCGGCTCGTCCATGATCAGCACGTCGGAATTATAGGAAACCGCCTTGGCGATCTCGACCATCTGCCGGTTGGCGACCGAGAGGTGCCGGACCTCGATATCAGGATCGATTCCAATATTGAGCCGAGTAAACAATTCCTCGGTCATGCGGTGCATCACGCCGTGATCGATGAAGCCGAGGCGGTTCTTCGGTTCGCGGCGAATCCAGATATTTTCCGCGACCGTCATGAACGGCATCAGGTTCAGTTCCTGGTGGATCATGGCAATACCGTTCTCCAGCGCGTCGAGCGGAGATTTCAGCTGGATCTCGATCCCCTTCAGGCGAATGTCGCCCTTATCGGGCGTGTAGATGCCGGCGAGGATCTTCATCAAGGTCGATTTGCCGGCGCCGTTTTCGCCCATCAGTGCATGCACGGAAGCGCGCTTCAGCCGGAACTGCACGTCGTCGAGTGCGACGACACCAGGAAATTCCTTGCGGACACCCTCTGCGCTCAAGAGATATTCCGCATTCGGGACGGCGCCGCTTGCACGCACGGCGGCCATGGTTGTCGGGCTGACGGCCATATCATCTCCTCCAGATACGGGTAGGCGAAAAGGATGCGGGCAAAGCCCGCATCCTTTGTGGCATTCGCCTCAGTTCTTGGTGACGAAGTCCTTGACGTTGGCAGGCGTGACGAGCTGGAAGGGAATGTAGACCTTCTTCTCGATCTTTTCGCCCTTGGCGAGCTTGAGCGCTGCATCGAGAGAGCCCTTGCCCTGGCCGGCGGCATCCTGGAACACCGTGACGTCGAGATCGCCCGCCTGCATGGCGGCAAGCGCGTCCTGCGTGGCGTCGACACCGCCGACGACGACCTTGCTCATGTCCTTGCCGGCTGCCTTCAGCGCCTGGATGGCGCCGATCGCCATTTCGTCGTTGTTGGAGATGACGGCGTCGAACTCGATGCCGCTGGAGAGCCAGTTGGTCATCAGGTCGGCACCCTGGGTACGATCCCAGTTGGCCGTCTGCTCTTCGACGATCTCGATGCCTTTGCACTCATCGGTCTTGATGACGTCATGGACGTCCTGGGTCCGCATGCGCGCAGCCTGGTTGGAGAGCTCGCCCATGATGACGACAGCTTTGCCCTTGCCGCCGAGAATACGGCAGATTTCCTTGGTTTCCAGCGTGCCGGATTCCAGCTCGTTGGAAGCGACGAAGGCCTGCTTGTCCGGCAGCGTGTCGACGTTGACCGGCTGACGGTTGACGTAAACCAGCGGTATGCCGGCATCGGCTGCGAGCTTCGACATCGCCGTGGTCGCATCGGTATCGACAGGGTTGACGATGATTGCATCGACCTTGGAGGCGATGAAATTCTGGATCTGGCTCTGCTGCTTGGAAACGTCGTTCTGCGCGTCTTCGACCTGCAGCGTCACACCGCTCAGTGTCTTTGCATAATCGGTCATGCCGTTGCGCAGAACGGTCAGGAAATTGTCGTCGAATTTCGCCATCGAGACGCCGACCGTTTCTGCGTGAGCGGCCGTCGACAGGACGAGCGCCATCGCAGTGCCCAAGATAAACTTTTTCATTTTCACTTCCTCCACAAAGCGGTGCCCGGCTGCACCCTCCTCACGCCGGAGCTCCAGGCATTTGCTCTGAAGCCGCAATTCTCCGCGCCACCTCTCCCGCGGCGCTCCGCAAAACGGAACAAACAAACCGTCAAATCTGTTCTGCGGAATATTCATTCCATTTTCTGGGGACGACGTCAAGTATCTTTAGCGGCGACGAGATATGGAGAGAGCGCAATGCCATGCGAGGCTTCAGGACCGACGCCCGCATTCCCTCTGTTGTGAAAGACCAGGCGAGCATCCATCTATGGGAGGTCGAAGACGGGCTCACGGCCGCAGACGCCTTCGACCTCTCGCCGCGACCCAATCATTTGAAGATTTTGGAGACAGGACAGATGTCCATTTCGATGTATCGCCTTACCGTTCCGATGTTCCAGCGCGGCCTCGCCAGCCTGAAAACCTACCTCGACAAGGCCGAAGCCTATGCCAAGGAGAAGAATATCGATCCTGCCATATTGGTAGCCGCTCGCCTGGCGCCCGACATGCTGCCGCTCTCCGGCCAGTATCAGCGCGCCAGCGACACCGCCAAATTTGCGCTCGCCCGCCTGACGGCGACCGACGCCCCGAAGTTCGAGGATAACGAAACGGCGTTCGAAGACCTTCGTGAGCGCCTGGCAAAGACTGAAGCCTATCTCGCCGGTTTCTCGCTGGAAGCATTGGAAGGCACGCAAACCCGCCAGATCACCCTGCCGGGAAAGAGTGGTATCGTGCTGCCGGGTGACGACTATATCGCCACCTTCGCCCTGCCGAATTTCTATTTCCACGTCGCAACGGCCCACGCCATCCTGCGTAGCCAGGGTGCGCCGATCGGCAAACGCGATTATCTCGGTTGAGTGATTGAGTGAATATCAGGGCCGGTGCGTCACCGGCCCCCTTTCCGTCAGCTCGGTATAGGCGAGCGTCTGATCGAGATGGCGTGCTCTGAGCGACAGCAGCTTCTCGGCATAGTCGAGCCGTATCGCCGCATAGGCCGAATCCGCCGCGACATTGTCGAGCTCCATCGGATCGTCGGCAAGATTGAAGAGCAGCGGTGGCAAAGCGGTAAAATGCACATATTTGAACCGTGCGTCGCGGATCACCGCGAGATTGCATTCGTTGGGCCGCAGCCGGAAATGCCGCTCGGCCTCGCCATGCGCAATGTCGCGGAAATCGAATTCCCAGAATGCCGCATCCCGCCAGCCCTGTCCGCTCCCACCCCTGACAAACGGCATGAGCGACCGGCCATCGAGCCCGTTCTTCGCGTCGATGCTGAGCCTTTGGCAAAGTTTCGGAAAAATATCGGCAGCGCTGGTGAATTTGTCGACGACCCCACCCGCAGCACTGCTTGCGGGATCGCGTATGACAAGCGGAATATGATAGCTGCCGTCGAAGAAGCCACCCTTGCCGAGCGTCCAGTGATCGCCCGCCATCTCGGCGTGATCAGAGGTGAAGATAACAAGTGTGTCGTCCCAGGCGCCCGCATCCTTGAGGGCCTGCCAGATGCGGCTGACCTGCGCATCGACCTCTGATATCATGCCGTAATAGATCGCCCGGATCGCGGCGAAATCCTCAGCGTTCCAGCCGCTGAGCGGCCCCGCTGCACCGTGGATGAAGTTGCCCTTGTCGGAGCGTGGCATGGCATAGGCGAGGTAGGGATGACTGTCCTGTTCGGCTTCGAAGTTTGCCGCGCGTGCAAAAACCGGTCCGTCCCCCGGCTTGAACATGCGGTTGAACGGCTCCGGCACGGAGAATGGCGGATGCGGACGTAAGAAAGAGATATGCGCAAACCACGGCCTATCCTGTTCGCCCATCCAGCGAATGAATTCGCCGGCCAGGAACGCCGTCTGGGTCTCCTCGCTGGAATAGGCCGGCGCTGCATCGGAAATGTCTCCAGCTCTGACACCAACCGGAATATGGATGTCGCGGCTGACGGCATCCGCATGGCCGCGGGACCTGAGCCAGGAGAGCCATTGTTTCTCATGCTCCGGTAAAAGCTGGCGGGCGGTAAAACCCGACAGCACGCCTTCGTAGGTCGTCAGATGCGGATCGCCGGCATCCATCCCGCGCGGATCGGGCGCCGTATCCGTGTAGCCAAACAGCGTCGGGTCGTATCCCGCCCGCCGGGCGGCCAGTGCCAGATTGTCGAAGCGAGCATCGAGCGGCGAACCGTTGCGGCAGACGCGGTGGTTCATCTGATAGAGACCGGTATAAGAGTGTGGCCCGCGCCGGCGAGCAGGGCGCCGCCCCGGCATAGTGCCGCCGGAAGAGGGTGCCTTCACGCGCCAGCGCATCGACGGCAGGCGTCTTTACGCAGGCATGGCCGACGGCCGACAGGCAATCGCCGCGCCACTGATCCGCCGTGATCAGCAGGATGTTCGGCCGGCGGGCTTTCTCAATGCGGGCTTTCTCAATGCTGGTTGGATTTTGCATGCCAGTCCCAGGCGGAGCGAATGATCTGAGACAGATCATACTGCGGCACCCAGCCGAGCACGTCGCGCGCCTTGTCGTTATTGGCGACCAGCGTATGCGAATCGCCTTCGCGACGGCCGATATATTCGACCGGGAAAGGCCGGTTCGACACATCCTCGATCGCGCCGAGCAATTCCTTCACCGTCGTGCCGGTGCCGGTGCCGAGATTGAGCGCAACGGAATCGCCGCCCTTCAGCAGATACTCGACGGCGCGCACATGCGCATCGGCAAGATCGAGCACATGGATATAGTCGCGCACACAGGTGCCGTCGCGGGTCTCGTAATCGCTGCCGAACACCTTGAAACCCTGGCGGCGGCCGAGCGCCGCATCAATCGCCAGCGGTATCGCATGCGTTTCCGGCTGATGCCATTCGCCGATCCGGCCCTCGAAATCGGCGCCGGCGGCATTGAAGTAGCGCAGCACCACCGAGCGCAGGCTCCTGTACTGGTCGTAATCGGCAAGCGCCTGCTCGACGATATATTTCGTCCGCCCGTAAGGATTGATCGGCACCTGCCGGTGCGTCTCGTCGAGCGGCACGCTCTGCGGCAGGCCGTAGGTGGCGCAGGTGGAGGAGAAGACGAAGGCGTTGATGCCGGCCGCCTGTGCCGCCGAAAGCAGCGTCAACGTGCCGATCACATTGTTCTCGTAGAAGGAAACCGGATCCTTGACCGATTCCCCGACCTCGATCAGCGCCGCGAAATGCAGGATCGCCGCCGGCTTGTGTTTGGCCAGTACCTCATCCAGCCGGGCGCGATCGCGAATATCGCCTTCCTCGGCCGGCCCCCATCGGACGAACTCGCGATGGCCGTTCGAAAAATTATCGAAGACGACAGGCCTATAGCCCTTGTTCGCCAGATCGAGGCATGTATGCGAGCCGATATAGCCGGCACCGCCGACGACAAGAACCGTTTCACCTGCCATGCACCACCCTTATTTTTCATTGAGAGATGGAAGAAACCTAGACGAGATACACGTCAATAAAAAGAAGGAACTGCGATCGGCGTCAATGGACAATACGTTAAATGCCGAAGTCGTCCCATTCGTGCGGTTTGTGCCGGATCAGCAAGTAGTCTTGAATTATTCGCGTGATTTGCACAGTCGCCCGATCTAATGGGCTTCCCACCACCATGTGATGATCAACGGTCTAGGAGAGCGCGAATGAGAAAGGCATTGATCGTTTGGGGCGGCTGGCAAGGCCACGAGCCGGAGCAATGCGCCGATATCGTCGCCGATCTCCTGCGCGAAGACGATTTTACGGTCGAGGTGACCGACGATCTCGGCGTATTCGGGTCTGCGGCGCTGGCGAAAGCCGATCTGCTGGTGCCGATCATTACCGGCGAAAAGCTTGAGAAGGAGCATGCCGCTGGCCTCGTCGAAGCCGTGCGCGGCGGGCTCGGGCTCGCCGGCCATCACGGCGCGCTCGCCACGTCCTTCAAGGAAAGCGCGCCTTTTCGCTATGTCTCCGGCGTCACCTGGGTCGCCCATCCCGGCAACATCATCGACTTCCGCGTTGCCGTCACCCGCCAGGACGATCCCGTCATGGAGGGCATTCCCGATTTCGACTATCGTTCGGAGCAATATTATCTCCATTACGATCCGACCGTCGAAATCCTGGCGACCACCACCTTCACCGGCGCCTACGATCCGGCAGCCCGCAATGTGGTGATGCCCGTCGTCTTCAAGCGCCATTTCGGCGCCGGCCGCATCTTCTATTCCGCCCTCGGCCATGTCGCGGCCGAGTTCGACCATCCCTATATGCCCCTCATCCTGCGGCGTGGCCTCAGCTGGGCCGCACGCCAGTAGCGCCAGAACGATCGCCCGCGGATGAGGATCGGCAACGATATCCGGGCGATGTCGGCGGCTAAAGAACGCGGATTTCAGGCTGGAGGGCAGCCTCGCCTGATCGGCCGGCATGGGGCGGCCGCTTGCCGATCGTCCGCCCGCGCCATAACTTGCCCCGATGCAGGATCGCTTCTCTTTCTTCCCCGCCACCGCCGACCGCCTGGCCGACATAGAAGCGGTATTCGACGATTGCGCCGACGGCCGGAATTGTCGCTGCGCCTACTGGTATCTTCCGAATGCCGACTACAAGGCAGGATGGGGCGAGGGGAATCGTAACTGGTTCCGAAGCCTCCTCACCCAACCGCGCCCGCCCGGCATTCTCGGCTATTGCAAAAATGAGCCGGCCGGATGGTGCGGTGTCGCGCCGCGCGTCGTGTTCGACCGGCTGCGCCGTTCAAAACCCTTTGCTCCAGTCGATGACAGGCCGGCCTGGTCGATCAATTGCTTCATCGTCCGTAAGTCGTTCCGGCAGCAGGGATTATCGCGATTATTGCTGAAATATGCCGTCGAATTTGCGACGGTAAACGGAGCCGAATGTCTCGAGGCATACCCCGTCGACCAGGCAGCCCGTGCCTCGAACGGAGCCGAGCTTTATCCGGGAACGCTCTCGATGTTTCTGGATGCCGGTTTCACCGAAGTGGCAAGACGCCTGCCTGCAAGACCGGTCGTTCGCCTCGAATGCCGCTGAATATTTCGGCAACCCAGGGATTGATAATATGACTTAGCGGGCCGCCTTGATCTGCCGGTCGTTCTCCAAGGCGGGACCCGCCTCGTCATAGATCCGCATCAGCCGCCCGGCGGCCTTGAGCTTCTCGATGAGGTCGTTTCCATCAGGCGAGGCCTTCGTCCGCTCCAACTGCTCGAACTCCCTCAGCGCCTGCGCCCAATGGCTTTCCCCACGCCCATCCGGCCTGCCTTCCGATTCCCATAGTGAATAAGCGCGCTGGCTGACCCAGGCGTCTTTATTATGACTCATAATCAACCCCAGCGAGAAATTTGGAAGCAATATTCGACAGGCAACAAGGTGCCAAAACCGGCTTTAGGAGTCGTTACGAGGCAGCGTTAGTTTTTAGCTAATAGCGACGTGCCGAAGGATTATCCCGCGTACACATTCTCGGACCTTGGCCCCGTACTGGCTCCAGGATAGGGTCACCGCAGAAACGACAGCGATGACCGATGGCAGCCAAGACAACACTCAATGCGAAAAATCTCGAATCCCTTGGTGCACAGCGCCTTGCCGAGCTGCTGATCGAGATCAGCATGGGCAGTGCCGCCCACAAGCGACGGCTTCGAATGGAGCTTGCCGGCAATCACGGCAGTGCCGAGGTGGCGCGTGAAGTGCGAAAGCGGCTTTCCAGCATTGCCCGTGCTCGCACCGTCATCAACTGGCACAAAGTGAAAGCGCTGAAAAGCGATCTGGAAACCCAGCGCAAGACGATTGCAGAAACGGTTGCCGCCGATGATCCCCAGGAGGCTTTCGAACTGATATGGCAGTTCCTCACATTGGCGAATCCGATTTTTGAGAGATCCAGCGACAGCAGCGGTTCTCTCATCGAAAGTTTTCATCAGGCTTGCGAGGATGCTGCCGCAATCGCCGCGTCCGCCAAGATCGACTCCAATGTCCTGGCCGAAAAGGTGTTCAAAGCCGTGCAAGATGATGGTTACGGTCAGTACGACAACCTCATTGCGGCGATGGCGCCCGCTCTCGGTAAGGATGGCCTCGATTGTTTGAAGACCCTCTTCGTCCAATGGTCCAAGGAGCCAAACGACAAGCCGGCTAATGACAAGCGCAAGGTCGTCGGCTGGGGCAGCGCAAGCCCCCTTTACGAAGATGAGATCTTCGGCACGCACCGGGATCTGACGGTGCGCATAGCCTTGCAGGAAATTGCCGACGCCCAGGGCGATGTTGATGCCTACATCGCTCAGCAACCCGAGAAAACACGCAGGATGCCGGTGATTGCGGCCGACATCGCCAATCGTCTGGTCTCGGCCGGCCGGGCGAAAGAAGCGCTTGAGATGCTGAATGAGGTCGATACGAAGAGCCGGGCCATGCCATTCGAATGGCAGCGCGCCCGCGTCGAGACACTCGAGGCCCTGGGGCGGGGAGAGGAGGCTCAAACCTATCGATGGACGTGCTTCGAGCAGTCGCTGCACGATCAGCATCTCCGCACCTTCCTCAAGCGACTGCCGGACTTCGACGATCTGGAGGCGGAGGAGAAGGCATTCGCCCATGCCCAGGCTTTCCCGGACGTCCACCAGGCGCTTGCATTTTTCCTGCTTTGGCCGGCACCCGCCGAAGCAGCGAAACTCGTGATGAGGCGGAAGGCGGAACTGGACGGCAATCTCTATGAGCTGATGTCGGCGGCGGCCGAAGCTCTGGCGGAGAAACATCCGCTTGCGGCAACCATCGTCTTGCGCTCCATGATCGATTTCACGCTCGAGAGCGGCCGCTCCAGCCGCTATAAGCATGCGGCGAGGCATCTTGCGGACTGCGCGTCCTTTGCGCCTCATATCGATGACTTCGGCAACGCAAGATCCCATGACGCCTATGTCACAGAACTCAAACGTCGGCACGGCAAGAGGTATGGCTTCTGGAGCCTGGTGACCTAAGTCGCTTCAGACATCTCACCTCCGGAGGAATTCCATGACCACCATCGCCTGGCACGCCGATCCACTGACTTGGGACAACGGACCCCGCATCTTCGAAGCCTTTCTGGAGCCGACTTGCCCCTATTCGGTCAGGGCGTTCAACAAGTTCGACGAACTGCTGAGCCAGG
The Rhizobium leguminosarum DNA segment above includes these coding regions:
- a CDS encoding DUF6880 family protein gives rise to the protein MAAKTTLNAKNLESLGAQRLAELLIEISMGSAAHKRRLRMELAGNHGSAEVAREVRKRLSSIARARTVINWHKVKALKSDLETQRKTIAETVAADDPQEAFELIWQFLTLANPIFERSSDSSGSLIESFHQACEDAAAIAASAKIDSNVLAEKVFKAVQDDGYGQYDNLIAAMAPALGKDGLDCLKTLFVQWSKEPNDKPANDKRKVVGWGSASPLYEDEIFGTHRDLTVRIALQEIADAQGDVDAYIAQQPEKTRRMPVIAADIANRLVSAGRAKEALEMLNEVDTKSRAMPFEWQRARVETLEALGRGEEAQTYRWTCFEQSLHDQHLRTFLKRLPDFDDLEAEEKAFAHAQAFPDVHQALAFFLLWPAPAEAAKLVMRRKAELDGNLYELMSAAAEALAEKHPLAATIVLRSMIDFTLESGRSSRYKHAARHLADCASFAPHIDDFGNARSHDAYVTELKRRHGKRYGFWSLVT